A single genomic interval of Juglans regia cultivar Chandler chromosome 1, Walnut 2.0, whole genome shotgun sequence harbors:
- the LOC109001454 gene encoding protein E6-like, which produces MASFFKPLFLFFLLVLISSSLQAEARESRFFNKFKRYIDPKVSISEAPSPALAEPDIAPAPATSEPEIASSPVVAPTPAPTYSESEYGHGLYGQGSSQFPTKTPSTTTMFEDELLTEEVSGESFETGYPKTNLYSNNGNPNNYNNNGYGSSYNNDNGYTTSYNSNGYVNNHNGNGGYNNYNGNGYSNNYYNSNGYQTERQGMSDTRFSENGKYYVDVQNENNPNGYQGYYGNNKFPNEFNSMGEYEKQEEPVP; this is translated from the coding sequence ATGGCTTCCTTCTTTAAAcccttatttcttttcttcctcctaGTGCTTATCTCTTCATCTCTCCAAGCTGAAGCCAGAGAGAGCAGGTTCTTTAACAAGTTCAAACGCTACATAGACCCCAAAGTTTCCATTTCTGAAGCCCCTAGCCCAGCATTAGCAGAACCAGATATCGCACCAGCACCAGCAACATCAGAACCAGAAATAGCATCATCACCAGTAGTAGCACCGACACCAGCACCAACTTATTCAGAAAGTGAGTATGGCCATGGCCTTTACGGTCAAGGATCTAGCCAATTCCCAACCAAGACgccctccaccaccaccatgtTTGAAGATGAACTTCTAACTGAAGAAGTCAGCGGTGAAAGCTTTGAGACCGGCTACCCGAAGACCAACTTGTACAGTAACAATGGCAACCCGAACAATTACAACAACAACGGCTACGGCAGCAGTTACAATAACGATAATGGGTATACAACTAGCTACAATAGCAATGGCTACGTCAACAACCACAATGGCAATGGCGGCTACAACAACTACAATGGCAATGGCTACTCCAACAACTACTACAACAGCAATGGGTACCAGACTGAGAGACAGGGGATGAGTGACACGCGGTTTTCGGAGAATGGCAAGTATTATGTTGATGTTCAAAATGAGAACAATCCTAATGGGTATCAAGGTTACTATGGAAATAACAAGTTCCCAAATGAGTTCAACTCCATGGGAGAGTACGAGAAGCAGGAGGAGCCTGTGCCATAA
- the LOC109001455 gene encoding transcription activator GLK1-like, giving the protein MLAVSPLRNAKDESQGEMESFSVCGNEFPEFSDGNLLDSIDFDDLFVGINDEDVLPDLEMDPEMLAEFSVSGGEESEMNTSTSVEKLEDNTKKEEEDKVSGLNSSSSNRGEEIVSKRDESVLKNPPPKEADKGRKSSKQSKNSQGKRKVKVDWTPELHRRFVQAVEQLGVDKAVPSRILELMGIDCLTRHNIASHLQKYRSHRKHLLAREAEAASWSQRRQMYGAVAGGGGKRSEMSSSPWQIAPTMGFPPITPMHHFRPLHVWGHPSMDQTLMPMWPKHLSHSPSPPPPPAWAPVPPPPPPDPSFWHPHHQRVPNGLTPGTPCFPQPLPTSRFASPLVPGIPPHAMYKADTGIGVPTGQTGPINPVLDFHPTKESIDAAIGDVISKPWLPLPLGLKPPAVDSVMVELQRQGIPKIPPSYAS; this is encoded by the exons ATGCTTGCTGTGTCACCTTTGAGGAACGCCAAGGATGAGAGCCAAGGAGAGATGGAGAGCTTTTCAGTTTGTGGCAATGAATTCCCGGAGTTCTCCGATGGGAACTTGCTGGACAGCATCGATTTCGATGATCTTTTCGTGGGGATCAACGACGAAGACGTGTTGCCGGATTTGGAGATGGACCCGGAAATGCTCGCTGAATTTTCCGTTAGCGGGGGTGAGGAATCCGAGATGAACACATCGACATCTGTGGAAAAATTAGAGGATAATACCAAAAAAGAGGAGGAAGATAAAGTTTCGGGTTTAAACTCTAGCTCAAGTAATCGAGGAGAAGAAATAGTGAGCAAAAGAGATGAATCTGTTTTGAAGAACCCACCCCCAAAGGAAGCCGATAAAGGCAGAAAATCATCTAAACAGTCGAAGAACTCTCAAGGGAAGCGCAAAGTAAAG GTGGATTGGACCCCAGAGCTGCACAGACGGTTTGTGCAAGCTGTGGAGCAGCTAGGTGTGGATAAGGCAGTGCCTTCGAGGATTTTAGAGCTTATGGGAATCGATTGTCTCACTCGCCACAACATCGCCAGCCACCTTCAA AAATATCGCTCACATCGGAAACATCTGCTGGCGCGTGAAGCAGAAGCGGCAAGCTGGAGCCAGAGACGGCAGATGTATGGAGCAGTTGCCGGTGGAGGAGGGAAGAGATCAGAGATGAGTAGTAGTCCTTGGCAGATAGCACCGACCATGGGTTTCCCTCCCATAACACCCATGCACCACTTTAGACCGTTACACGTGTGGGGTCATCCCTCCATGGATCAAACCTTGATGCCCATGTGGCCTAAACATCTTTCCCATTCTCCATCTCCGCCGCCGCCGCCTGCATGGGCACCTGTTCCGCCGCCGCCGCCCCCAGACCCTTCTTTCTGGCACCCTCACCACCAGCGT gttCCGAATGGACTAACCCCAGGAACGCCTTGCTTTCCACAGCCACTTCCAACATCG AGATTTGCCTCTCCACTTGTCCCGGGCATCCCACCTCATGCCATGTACAAAGCAGACACCGGCATTGGTGTCCCGACTGGACAAACAGGCCCCATTAACCCCGTTCTCGACTTTCATCCG ACAAAGGAGAGCATAGATGCAGCTATTGGAGACGTTATATCAAAACCATGGCTGCCACTCCCTCTTGGCCTAAAACCTCCAGCTGTTGATAGCGTGATGGTGGAACTGCAAAGACAGGGAATTCCTAAGATACCACCTTCTTATGCTTCTTGA
- the LOC109001438 gene encoding uncharacterized protein LOC109001438: protein MVFIITEHIHSSAFFFVKTKIPHGTRAIMVSDNNNPLPPPPPPPANKNPKDPSSPYFLNPNDGPTTLLTCHLLTADNYHSWARTIRRSLRIKKKLGFIDGILREPTSPNDPLLEPWLECNDMVITWLQNAMSLEIKNSVVYVDTAHDLWLELEQRFAQNNGPRIYELKQSINSLVQGDDSVSLYFSKLKGLLDELLNFESLPSCTCGAMKNVFEHQQYDWSMKFLMGFHDSFTNIKTQIILIKPIPSLSEVYALVQ, encoded by the coding sequence ATGGTTTTTATAATTACAGAGCACATTCATTCATCTGCTTTCTTCTTTGTCAAAACCAAAATCCCACATGGTACCAGAGCCATAATGGTCTCGGACAACAATAACCCACTGCCTCCTCCTCCCCCTCCTCCAGCCAACAAAAATCCTAAAGATCCCTCTAGTCCATACTTTCTTAATCCGAACGATGGCCCTACAACTCTTCTCACCTGCCACCTTCTCACAGCTGATAACTACCATTCCTGGGCACGCACTATTCGTCGCTCATTACGAATCAAAAAGAAATTGGGATTTATTGATGGTATTTTACGGGAACCTACTTCTCCTAATGATCCCTTGTTAGAACCATGGCTTGAATGCAATGACATGGTGATAACTTGGCTTCAAAATGCAATGTcattggaaataaaaaatagcgTCGTGTATGTTGATACCGCTCATGACCTATGGCTTGAGTTGGAACAACGATTTGCACAAAATAATGGTCCTCGAATTTATGAACTCAAACAGTCCATTAATTCTCTTGTTCAAGGTGATGATTCTGTTAGCCTCTACTTCTCAAAATTGAAAGGGCTTCTCGATGAACTTCTCAATTTTGAATCCCTCCCATCATGCACCTGTGGTGCCATGAAAAATGTCTTTGAGCACCAGCAATATGATTGGTCTATGAAGTTTCTCATGGGGTTTCATGATTCATTTACCAATATCAAAACTCAAATTATCTTGATTAAACCCATCCCAAGTCTGAGTGAAGTTTATGCCTTAGTTCAATAG